The Theobroma cacao cultivar B97-61/B2 chromosome 1, Criollo_cocoa_genome_V2, whole genome shotgun sequence genome contains the following window.
TTGGAGGAATTGATTCAGAAGATGAAACTTAACTTTGTTAATAATGATTCAACATATTAGAAGCAACCAGTTGCCATTCTTAATAGACAAGTCAAAAGCTCCGCTCAAAGGATGTAGTCTTAGTGAAAACATTATGGCAAAACCACACTAGTGAAGAGGTGATGGGGAAGGCTGAAGAGGCACCTCTTCCATGCATATAGATGCGCTATCTTATAGTTCGATTCAAATTCGGGGACcgaatttcttttagtgggggagaatgtgaaacCTCAACCTTCACTAGACCTTATGATGTGGAGCAAGGGtagtttggtcattttccTAATGAGCTCTTAGAAGTGGgctttctaatattattaagacCTAAGTAAGCCTatggcataaatgaatgatgaaaataagaataaaatgacgaaggaaatagaaataatgatgatttccaaggtaagggcaaaatggtcatttttcatctcggatcgaaatttttaagttttcatgaacccaagtatttctagactattatggactttatctcagtgtcaaaagagtaaaaatatttcataaaggattggaggaagacaaagccaacttgttaagggcattttcgtaatttaagtgaagtttggataagcttaggctataaatatctcattttcCTTGCagcttcttgttcttcttcttcccatctcacgtttcttcatcttccatggaagcctcccttaaagcttccataactctctatctctagctttaattttcatgcttttgagcactttttcatagaacattttgtgctctttttcatagaaccttttgtgctctttcactctctcaccttaaaacccttaaaaaaaagtctttgttcagcactttttctcactagctagaagttttagagagagaaagagagacttgccatagtagcttgaaaactcttgaacAGGAGTTCAACTATAAATCCACCAAAGTTGAGAGatgagttagggttgattttaggtggttagagatggctaataattagaattgtgggctgttatattttttatggttatgttgtgtgtgataggttccaacgaggcatCACACGTCCGTTTGAAGCaataatcgaagttagagtcaattaaagattcaacaaatatcagtgagtgaacttgcatcaaagtaTTTGtgggaaatacatatgtgttaggatgaagcatttaaatgattttacttggcttttcattaaattatgcatggaaacaagcccttgataaattgtctctatgttatgacatgtggctgttatggattcatgtactactacattatgttggtatatatatatgttgtgctttgataattgatattgtgtgataattataaccgcGCATGTGCTCGATGTGGGGGTACACATGTTGGTGATGACGAGGTGcgggagtgtggatgatgatattgtctATGTGCGCGATCTGGAGGAGTACATGATGGCATTAgttgtgcgcgatgtgggggagcacacaaacatgatgatgttgaagtgtgtgagtatggagtgcacatgacgatgaatgaagtggggtggtgtacgtgtttatatatgtttatatatgtatatgtgataaaaagtttatgattataatatgtgaatgaaatgaataatgagaaacttgattattgtcaatgtgatCACTTTAATGTGCAATACggtaggaatggattttgtggcagGTGAAAATCCTTTAATTGTCATCTACcttgaatctcgttgcagcgagaaactcttgggtggtGGGAACACAAATCAACCCTGTTTCTCGTTACAGCGAAAAAGAATTCTCGCTGAAGCGaggaatttcgctgcagcgaaaatggattATCGCTGTAGCGaggaatttcgctgcagcgaaaatggattattgctgcagcgagaaactcttgggtagTTCCAAATTCCTggtgcagtgctttcactttgacaatgagtttgaccaccttccggttagaactaggcaaagtggtacacaaaaaagttgtagcccagccttttctatttctaatggtccaaaaatcatgtcaattggacttttttactgggagatatgcttgaaaaaccaaaacatatgaaaactgagaatgtttctcgctgcagcgagaaacttgctatTATGCTTGCtatcttgcttgattttgacatatttttcacccatttaacttcatgggttgatcatgggtttttgcaacactatgaggttattaatcaaagtttgaaatgagtgGCTTtttgtgagaccctgtcaagctcgattaaaagaaagtattgtaccgagtgctacaactaagttaaatcgagccttgaactagttcaaatagaaattctaagaggaatttgaaaattctaaaacccatagaatgacttaaaatagtgatttggagttcaaggtccagtttggagtcgatcagaaaaattgaccgattagggacaaaacgatcattttatcatttgatgataaaatggagatttttagccaagatttgatcacatttgaccaagaacaattatatgaaatataattatgattattggagtataaaatgatatttagcggtgaaaaattgtgattctcggtatttttggagcacaagggtaaaattgtaattttgccattagaggactaaacgagaatttttataaaacgatttttgccccttttggttaatattgatcaatattagttttatttgaggttgaaaagtagaaataatgtgattccgatgcatttcggagtataggggcagaatcataattttttctccctaggggcaaatcggtaaattgttcgccccagcacttgtcaggacaaagggattttaattgtggtaggattggataaataccagaatatttgtggtggaaaattaagaagaaaaagtcaaaaagtcaaaaaaattgggccaataagcatgtgacacgtggcatgcttgattattttattattttctatagaaatcagcccattaaatccccaattctttCACCATATTcagcctaggcaaccagcaacaagaacaaaggaagaacaaagggaaaaacaagaaaacctaggtgaaaattcaaagaaaaagtgaagaaatcaaggaaacaagctaggtaagttagaatttctttaattctccttgatacctagcttacccatgcttttgttcttgattttcatggttgaatattgagttatcatgatgaattcaattctgaaaaatgggtatggaagaggaattgttgttggaataatttgattttagactatgttagtgtttaaggatagttaagcatggttatgaacaaaaacacaaaagaaatattcaatttctctagggttccttgttggttgaaccatgagggctgaatatcaatgggggattgtttttatttcaaggaaaatggcttggaaaatgatgaattaaggtgaacgattatgtagaaaaattttgatgttagtgcaccaaatgacagaatttttctataaggaactgtgagggttctaatgctgaatttggctttatttaaatggtatgtggtaaattaaggtattatatgaaaaatgaattaatttggaggtgatttggacacaatcgccaattaatcgggtgatcggtcgaatttaatagataccgcgattaagcggtaatcagacggatttttgcatttacatatcaagcattagtaatttaaattagtttatatcaatttagggacaatatggtaaattcctcgactttgttatttgtcaaggtagtgagatGTCCGGAAAAGGTAAAGGAATTGcgcttgaggactattagtccgagtgcaccAGGAATCCGAATTTTCGACACCTATGAGTgaactgccttcaaaacttgttttgagaaatataatgtatttgccacccatttgaatgaattatcaagttttttataaaaacaagtgccttgggaacaagcttttgcaaaatggttttatgtggtgatatgtgattgctatggattcatgcactactgtagtatgatgatatataaatatgtgtattgtgcatgatgaatgatattatgTATAATGattgtaaccgtgtgtgtgcacgatgtggggggatgcacatatcggtgatgatggtggcgtgagaggtggatgatgataatgcccgtgtgcacgatgtggggggatgtacacgatggcactgattgtgcatgatgtggggggatgcacacgatggNNNNNNNNNNNNNNNNNNNNNNNNNNNNNNNNNNNNNNNNNNNNNNNNNNNNNNNNNNNNNNNNNNNNNNNNNNNNNNNNNNNNNNNNNNNNNNNNNNNNNNNNNNNNNNNNNNNNNNNNNNNNNNNNNNNNNNNNNNNNNNNNNNNNNNNNNNNNNNNNNNNNNNNNNNNNNNNNNNNNNNNNNNNNNNNNNNNNNNNNNNNNNNNNNNNNNNNNNNNNNNNNNNNNNNNNNNNNNNNNNNNNNNNNNNNNNNNNNNNNNNNNNNNNNNNNNNNNNNNNNNNNNNNNNNNNNNNNNNNNNNNNNNNNNNNNNNNNNNNNNNNNNNNNNNNNNNNNNNNNNNNNNNNNNNNNNNNNNNNNNNNNNNNNNNNNNNNNNNNNNNNNNNNNNNNNNNNNNNNNNNNNNNNNNNNNNNNNNNNNNNNNNNNNNNNNNNNNNNNNNNNNNNNNNNNNNNNNNNNNNNNNNNNNNNNNNNNNNNNNNNNNNNNNNNNNNNNNNNNNNNNNNNNNNNNNNNNNNNNNNNNNNNNNNNNNNNNNNNNNNNNNNNNNNNNNNNNNNNNNNNNNNNNNNNNNNNNNNNNNNNNNNNNNNNNNNNNNNNNNNNNNNNNNNNNNNNNNNNNNNNNNNNNNNNNNNNNNNNNNNNNNNNNNNNNNNNNNNNNNNNNNNNNNNNNNNNNNNNNNNNNNNNNNNNNNNNNNNNNNNNNNNNNNNNNNNNNNNNNNNNNNNNNNNNNNNNNNNNNNNNNNNNNNNNNNNNNNNNNNNNNNNNNNNNNNNNNNNNNNNNNNNNNNNNNNNNNNNNNNNNNNNNNNNNNNNNNNNNNgaacttaatgtaaattattagaatacatgttgtagacattgtatgtaaatttttaaggagtaatgccagtacgagttggcaatgtatatcactattttgattcaaagttatgaaatatgacttagtgatattagatggaattataagtaagataaataataggcttgcttgggtttagtggattacgtccattggacccttGCGCtgatcatggcccgaaatttgggtcatgacatttttagtaagaaattaaatcaattgcattgtttttgaaacaagtgcatcatgattttcaagttctccttattgattgcttgttcccttcttatgttcactcactgagttttatactcacgttttttaacttcatgttttcagatttggaggcagttgggacctaaaTTGAGTGTCCACATATGCTTGTCTTTTTGGTAGgtactgtcacgacccggtgctgccttcgagcccgtgacaacctccgcgatgtctcgatagacattcattacccggaatgccaaccgaaacctcgtaaggcttaatatcagttttcgcacctcccctgtgagcaataattactaaacatcatattttaaaagattataagttatttccaaatcaaaacaataaaaaaataaaaaaaatattttttgtctcataggggcattttggtcatatttcccaaaaattttgaaacctgctGAAAATATAACGCATGGGggaaaatacacatttcataactaaaaacaagtttttatgtctaaaacattcatttagagtgaaatcgtagctaatagaataaataaaaatattaaataaaatattctattttcttataaaacaatatttataaaacattACGTGAAtatttttacagcgtaaaagcaaaataaattcatttatacGGTAACACAGATAACCAGAGTATGTAATTTCATTTACAATGACGTGTGGGTCCCCGAATGACCAAAGGTAACAAAGGCCGTGGACCTACAATTTTTGAATAGGTGAGTCCAATAATAACCCTTGACGTAATCAGCTATTTACTGACTATCCTAAGCTTGGAATgagtggaaatgagggtggtgagtttatataaactcagtaagtaaacaaacatcatctaaaatatctaaagtcgagtaaatggagacaacttaaaatagttcatcgtactatgattcataacgtttcaaactcatttcaactaaataaaataaattcatttcaattaaataatcaacatggcttatgaatttcttaaaaacttggctcatgccaaaactcattctcgaggttaccttgatcagaggcatTCAACCGAGTttgccaaggctattaaagaaaagacatatatccataaatcatatttgtacgttttaaaacatagtcgttccttggcgttcgctgagttcaccctcacgtgatggttcgacgtgaagtgaactctaaagctttaccGCAGGAGATACCTTCCATGCCTCTCgtaccgaggtaaaatataaccgaatttaccgtgcccctctttaataggctggtccatgaaaacccaccactgcagtgactaatcaatatctcaccaaatcaataaaagttttgacagcatgacatggcaattatattactacccagcctgttaAGGCAATtcaaacaattcatacaatttccATACAATTTccaatttagccattcatgccaatatcaccataagccattcaattcaaaccataaatttacaacacaatcaaacagtctccaattactcaatttttaaaatcatcattcaatttcaaaatgatttataaaagtcatttcatttaatcacattttacttataaaacataaggatttaccatttaaactcatttttttataaaatcacaaaaacgaataaaagcTACTTTAGAtgattaagacgataataaggttactcacaatatcgaGAATCGAGGTACTCCTAATCCCGATCTTCGGGTACAATCTCCTTACCCTTATCGAAAttttcaccacctagacataatgcacaacaagcaatttactatatttgtgctaaaccgttataaaactaatttaggctctatatgaatgcatgaaatgggatgtgaaatgttcagattattatctaaatacggtgttctacgtaggttcaattgtgtatggggctgaattggtattgaCCTAATTCACACTATACGTCGGTTAATTGGCCAAaatatccaattcaactccaaataaattcatttcacttccaatactccaaatcatcaaatataagctagataacatgaattatagcaaaatcatcctcaacattttctcttgaaaaaattcggccatggagTGTTCATGAATAATATatggtttttcatgcttgatttttacactttacatcataaaacaactaaaaatacctaaatagcatgaaattcatcaaagtccatttttcaatttttctcttgaaaaattcagccaatgggtgtgggtgaagggcatgaaatttcttgcttgttttccatgctaaacatcaccaaacaactaaaaacactagaataacatgaaatctagctaaatccaagatcaaaaccgctccccccatgtccggccAGTAAAGGTATcttcatgaaaacttgattctcaaccatgaaaaatgaaaaagaatgcataggaaaggtagatcacaagctaaaattaagaaattttacctttacttgcttaattccttgaaatccactaattttcccttgaatttttactagggtttgttctcttcgtttttctctttattcttGTCTTAGCTGACCCTGAAGAATGAAATAAGAGAGGTGTGtgctggttttttttttttaaaggaaatattaaaataactaaagcttgccatgtgtcaccttttaattggtccatttttaaacttaataattaagcattcttccaccaccacataaaatatctcaattatccaaagtataataggtaaaattcaagggcttgacaagtgtcatggtggtgcaaaattttaaaaattctaattttggCCCCGTAGAcatgtaaaatgaccattttgcccttatgctcggaaaaatgtcagaattaaaatttttaacttctcaaggtcaaattatgttccaatagtcaaacttgatcaaaatttcatccaccattccaattttgccctcggGTGggaaaatgaccattttacccctaagttatgaaaattccaatttaactctaaatcaattcccaaactccaaatcaccatattaagtcattctaaggttcaataactctcgaatgcatcttaaaatctctatttggattAGTTCAAGGCgtaaatcaacttaattgtaccattaggtacaatattgTCTTTTACTGATTTTTGAGGCATTCaagtatgcaaacattctatcaagtaCCTATACAATATCGcaaatatattatagagttTGGCTTGACaagtactatggcatctcagtagcggTACCTTTACTTAAAGTCACTTCGCTGACGGTTGAGAGTCTTTTGTCTGTGTACACGTATATGTAATataaactactaagagtcaagttataaatgaagtatgtatatgttggattgatgatgatacCCTTATGAGACGGCAATGAATGACAGTACTTTCAAATAATACAAAGATGAATATTCggttgctataaaatattactgaaacattcatcgttgagaattacaacacatggttttaaagatgatggatggaatTAGGAACAGAATCTTGTAAAGAGGATTGCTTGGGCCTattgggctatgcccattaggcccatgcgccAGTCATAGCCTGAAATTTGGGCTATGACAGGAACGTCTCGAGCTCTAGTACATATAGCAAATGTCATATCAAGTGGAATGCAATCAAGCAATGAAGTAGTTGTTCCGAGCCTATGCCAACTACATGGGGATGGACATAGCCAACTTTTCTACTCTATCAAATCCTCCCATAAGCATAAGAGATAAtgaggaagatgaagaagaagagtaGAGTCTCTCCATATTCTTACAATGACAGGGGAGttttcttttaccttttttttttatttttttaacattgaCGGCAATGTTGAATTCAAGTTTGTGGGTagagtttgaaaaaaaattttataagctatggttttatttcttttgagttatgtttttatttgtttatttacatttatgtttttaggttttaatcttatttaatttattatcatttagttttctttatgttttgttttaagaGTTTTAAGTTAGAGCTAGTTGTGCCAATTTTATAATGATTCCCTTATCCAATGATGAAGACTTAGTTATCTTTTTGTCTTTAGCTCTTGGATCCATCAATATCACATCATTATCACAATATCGTAGCGAGAAATTCATGTCAATAAAGTAGGAAAAAATTCATTCAACATCCAAATTTATCATAGAGCACCATCATCCACATAAGtaattcaaactaaaaatcattaaagaaaaaatggggTTTCACACCTTTACTTACCTCAAAAGACTAACTATTTGAATCCCATGGATTCATTAAAATGGGTTTCAATACCCATTTGTATCTAATGTTAACATCAAATATCTTAAGCATTTCCATATATTTGATGTACATACCTAGTTCATGATCTTCTTGTGCACTTATAATCCCAAATATCTCAATTGGGTTGGACGTATATCACATCCATACATAGACATAATAAAAATCTGTACCAAGCCTCCTCTTTGCGAGTTATCGCATTCTATTTGATCATTGGTGGAACATGATCCTACTTTTGCGTTATTCCATGCCTTATCAATACAATCCACTTACCGAAATTTACAATTACATCATTTGTGGTTGCGCTTCAACcaattagttattttttgaACTTCAAAAACAATATTCACATATATACCGTAACTATCCATGCTCACACCGTTCTATCAATCCCGCTAAAACTATCGAggttaatcaaattaaacttGCATCATCTCATCATTATTTATTAGGAGCATTGTACTCCACAAACTCATCAATGACAGCTCAAGTTCTAGGTGGCATCCATATCTACACAAGAGTGAACACTAAACTTAACACAAATGGACAAAGGATAGGTTTCCAAATAATAAGGGAATCCATGTAATCTTTCATTTGTAGGTTATGTTGTAgttcaaaaactaaaaacaagaCACAACATCAAAACCCTACAACTCTATTATTtgagtttatttatattttgtacTTACAAATGTCAGAACTCACTGACACTTGGCCAATAATTGGCATATAGGATTTAAACATGTAATggattttcatattttctagATATTTGAGCACACAATTACGCATTTAATTGTATTACGAGACATGGATTATgcttattaatatatatatatatatatatctttatgTGTTTGAAATGTATCtcatattattttgattatattattcaTTTCTATTTATATGTATCTGAGGCTTGCTTGAGTCAAGTGGGATTACATACTTGGTCCTTATGCTAGTCATGGCCCAGGATTGGGTCATGGCATTAAGAAATAAGTAGCAATAGATATAATTTTGaatgttaaatatattttttattgcaaAAGAATATTATGAAACTATGTTTTGACTCATTCTCTTCTTGTTGAATATTGGGAGTATCAATTGCATGATAATAAATTTgtaaatcaaaaagaaaagaatttttcatGAGAAAGTTTTTCAACAGTtagaaattgaaattgaaaaagtttGTTAGCAAATTTCTATTTAAAGTCTAAGTCttctaatgattttttttggaaagataaagtttcaaaattttagttaGGATgctaaaatagatattttttattaatttggaaAAGAGAGATTTGAATTCAACTATTTCACATTGAGATACATGAACCTAATAGTATTGAGTCAATTGTTACCATGTATTGTAGATAAACAATTAGCCTTTCCTAATTAAATGGGATTGAAATTGGAGAAACGCTTCCCTTGCTTCTTCCTAAACAAGAAATACATGCAATTATGTCCATGAATTgggaaataaataaaatttatagaaGGAAACTTATTAATATGAATACACACACtcacatatataaaaattgcATCTTCAAATGGTTTTTACATCAAGAGAAATTTGGGTATCAGAATATAAAATGGCCCAAGCAAAAGTTTTCTCCTTTGTCCTCCTTATTGTCCTTATCATATCCATAGGTATGTCACTCTCCTTCAGTAAAAGTTTGTATTCCTTCCATTTCATTGCCATGTTTTAGTTAATGagataaacataaaagaaaagttttgtaaaaaatatttgtttccttccattttaaaAAAGTTAGCTTGGTTATACAACTCTTTTTTCTGaaggaaataagaaaatatgtgTACTAGGAAgtcatttattttgaatcatctaTGCCATTACATGGTTTATCTTTAACatcatacatacatacatagatatattaattaatattatctATTGTATTTTTAATTCACAGATGTTATGGAAGTGGCCAGTCAAGGAAAATGTTGCAAAAATCATCCTAGCCTTGGAAAATGTGTACCGGGAAAAGATGATAATCCTGAAACTAATGGCAAATGTTGGGTGTTTTGCATCTCAGATTGTGAGAAAGGAGGCTTTTGCAAACCAATGAGCGGTGGTCATCATGAGTGTCATTGTTATTGTTGAACTTATTATTAGTAtgtgaaaaaataaagaaagacaAAAGTAAATGATCCattctcaattttaaattcaattaaatgatgttttcacaactttgtttttttttttgtttttcatctattttatctatttatttatgaaaataggAAAATGATATCCACAAAATTATATTGCAATCCTTTTCACCAATTGTTAAAGAGGTTGAGTTAGCAATGAACTATCCTGCCAAACCTAATATGTGAAACACTAATTTTTCATCAAGTGGAACTTGGTAAACTTTGAATATTGATGAGCTATATTTGATTATGTCATTGCTTAAATTTTCCCAACCACTTTTCTCTAAATTTATCACTCATATAGTGTTTTAATTGTAGATG
Protein-coding sequences here:
- the LOC18612882 gene encoding defensin-like protein 21, whose product is MAQAKVFSFVLLIVLIISIDVMEVASQGKCCKNHPSLGKCVPGKDDNPETNGKCWVFCISDCEKGGFCKPMSGGHHECHCYC